The following proteins come from a genomic window of Dreissena polymorpha isolate Duluth1 chromosome 1, UMN_Dpol_1.0, whole genome shotgun sequence:
- the LOC127833336 gene encoding uncharacterized protein LOC127833336: protein MGVPVAVEKSVGPTTIHVTNKNQVVLRKTIWILGSSIIKQAFIAARLRPEGANLCLEPNIIWWQGYSGLTLAESKKKFLSLANVGNSPDYIVLHLGGNDLGRRSLVDLRKLIVELFRTILSIFPSVKIVWSAVLPRSNWRYSDNKVAMVKARKRLNSHGSSRALACGGHYLANSDFGKFEEHLFEKDGVHLSTLGTDIFLSNMSAGLEKLIKHNTPIHY, encoded by the exons ATGGGAGTCCCAGTTGCGGTGGAAAAGTCGGTCGGCCCAACAACA ATTCACGTGACTAACAAAAACCAAGTTGTATTAAGGAAAACCATCTGGATACTGGGTTCATCAATAATCAAGCAAGCCTTCATAGCAGCAAGATTACGACCTGAAGGGGCCAACCTCTGCCTTGAACCCAACATCATCTGGTGGCAAGGGTACAGTGGGTTAACACTTGCagaatcaaagaaaaaatttctttCGCTTGCCAATGTGGGTAATTCTCCAGActatattgtgttacatttaggTGGTAATGATCTTGGTCGTCGGTCACTGGTGGACCTTCGAAAATTGATTGTCGAGCTATTCAGGACTATACTGTCTATATTTCCAAGTGTTAAGATTGTATGGTCTGCAGTGCTTCCAAGGTCAAATTGGAGATATTCTGATAATAAAGTTGCTATGGTCAAAGCAAGAAAGCGCCTTAATAGTCATGGTTCATCTAGGGCTTTGGCATGTGGAGGGCATTACTTGGCCAACTCTGACTTTGGAAAATTTGAGGAACATTTGTTTGAGAAGGACGGAGTCCACTTGTCAACTCTGGGTACAGATATTTTTCTTTCTAATATGTCTGCAGGGCTTGAAAAACTTATAAAGCATAATACACCAATCCATTACTGA